A single window of Nicotiana sylvestris chromosome 3, ASM39365v2, whole genome shotgun sequence DNA harbors:
- the LOC138887673 gene encoding uncharacterized protein, with translation MIISKESRRSLANHTINVSEVHERTALFTNKGHPNQTQFTNKTGSYPPSSLNFNPALFSNKGISYYNNNFKPRKNHLYYDYCNFKGHTTETCYKLHGYPLDFKPKKKFSSANSAPYARENQFSNNPTGGTYGTPINLATASGNPSVSLQVSNSPNNQSAQAAIGGIPQFTQEQYNQIMQMLRKGNENSGSAMAAGMTHSITVLTDKPKWIIDTGASNHMLHRLDMMFVLKHLGNSKEGKIQSFICLKNYKGVKEISVAPTTRSASSNPRSLTVNTTENNKINVALWHRRLGHVPLDVLKRVSVFQSMHFEDIEKHCTVCPLAKQTRLPFPASFIKAHVPLQQNGLAKRRHRHILYVARVLRLLASTLKGRTLYETLHGFPASLAHLRIFGCLGYVSEVMKTDKFSPRAIPTVFLGYSIVQKGYKMYTLASKEFIMSRDVVFKEDVYSFKHIDLPISSLFPILELSPHSVSDNRVTHSTDTLTSTENPDLATDAHINTLPAKLHVDTSPSILSPKAFEPNRKSQRVSKPPLWMKDYVIQSQGKSNCCYPLSNYVSYANISSVYSSILSAHSAIIEPKTYIEVVKNLKWIEAMKSEITALEENNTWSIIDLS, from the exons ATGATAATCTCAAAAGAAAGTAGAAGATCTCTGGCTAATCATACCATCAATGTATCTGAAGTTCATGAAAGAACTGCTCTATTCACCAACAAAGGTCATCCCAATCAAACTCAATTCACTAACAAAACTGGTTCCTATCCTCCTAGttctttgaattttaatccaGCTTTATTCAGTAACAAGGGAATCTCATACTATAACAATAACTTTAAACCGAGAAAAAACCATCTATATTATGACTACTGTAACTTCAAAGGTCACACTACGGAGACATGCTATAAGCTTCATGGATATCCCTTAGATTTCAAGCCTAAGAAGAAATTCTCCTCAGCAAATTCAGCTCCATATGCTAGAGAAAATCAGTTCTCTAACAATCCTACTGGAGGAACATATGGGACTCCAATCAACCTTGCAACAGCTTCTGGAAATCCATCAGTTTCCTTACAAGTGTCCAACTCTCCTAACAATCAGTCTGCTCAAGCTGCAATAGGAGGAATTCCTCAGTTTACACAGGAGCAATACAATCAAATCATGCAAATGTTAAGAAAAGGGAATGAGAATAGTGGTTCTGCCATGGCAGCAGGTATGACACATAGTATAACTGTTCTTACAGATAAACCTAAGTGGATAATTGACACTGGAGCTTCAAATCACATGTTACATAGACTTGACATGATGTTTGTCTTAAAACACTTGGGAAACTCTAAAGAAGGAAAA ATACAATCTTTTATCTGTCTCAAAAATTACAAAGGAGTTAAG GAAATTAGTGTTGCACCTACTACAAGAAGTGCAAGCTCAAATCCAAGGTCTCTCACTGTAAATACCACagagaataataaaataaatgtaGCCTTGTGGCATAGGAGATTAGGTCATGTACCTTTGGATGTACTGAAGAGAGTAAGTGTTTTTCAATCTATGCATTTTGAGGATATTGAGAAGCATTGTACTGTTTGTCCTTTGGCCAAGCAAACAAGGCTACCATTTCCT GCATCATTCATCAAAGCTCATGTGCCTCTACAGCAAAATGGATTAGCTAAAAGAAGGCATAGACATATACTCTATGTAGCCAGAGTGCTCAG GTTGCTTGCTTCCACTCTCAAAGGCAGGACTCTTTATGAAACTCTGCATGGTTTCCCTGCCTCTCTTGCTCACTTGAGAATATTTGGGTGCCTAGGTTATGTGTCAGAGGTGATGAAAACAGATAAATTTTCCCCTAGAGCTATTCCAACAGTCTTCCTTGGTTATTCAATAGTTCAAAAGGGGTACAAGATGTATACATTGGCTTCCAAGGAATTTATTATGAGTAGAGATGTGGTGTTTAAAGAGGATGTCTATTCCTTTAAACATATTGACCTGCCTATATCCTCTCTATTTCCTATCCTAGAATTATCACCTCATAGTGTCTCTGACAACAGAGTGACA CATTCTACTGATACCTTAACCTCAACTGAGAATCCAGATCTGGCTACTGATGCACACATCAATACTCTACCTGCAAAACTGCATGTTGATACCTCACCATCTATATTATCTCCTAAAGCATTTGAGCCTAACAGAAAATCTCAAAGGGTATCTAAACCACCACTGTGGATGAAGGACTATGTGATTCAGTCTCAAGGAAAATCTAACTGTTGCTATCCTCTTTCCAACTATGTGAGCTATGCTAATATCTCTTCTGTCTACAGCTCTATTCTCTCTGCCCACTCAGCTATTATTGAGCCAAAGACTTACATAGAGGTAGTTAAGAATCTCAAGTGGATTGAAGCTATGAAGTCTGAAATCACTGCCTTAGAAGAGAACAACACTTGGAGTATAATTGATCTTTCCTAA
- the LOC138887674 gene encoding uncharacterized protein, with protein sequence MDGKKSGMEKEETETTTQHIPPKPPEITTISTTSTTITPKTTNGTSAGLQTTFKEKLLAPEFMMHIDMPEDEQTMEEQQLTEDQIPQTSNDLQEGIRTIHLIEEDKNRMYLPWRYSLIIKLLSKRIQHQYLKKKLQEMWKPSENFPLIDVGSDYFIVKFNKEENMASALQNGPWFINGFFLSLKKWETNFVASHATQERSAIWIRLPQLPTEFYDAIILKKISKTIGNLLKIDTCTSAALRGRYARLCIEMQLEEPVQSCILIENYKQEIIYEGEHILCKACGRLGHTIYHCPHTKLTPASPNL encoded by the coding sequence ATGGACGGAAAAAAATCTGGTATGGAAAAAGAAGAAACTGAAACAACAACCCAGCACATACCACCAAAGCCACCAGAGATTACTACCATATCTACCACATCTACCACTATCACACCCAAAACTACTAATGGCACAAGTGCAGGCCTTCAAACAACCTTCAAGGAAAAACTACTGGCACCAGAATTCATGATGCATATTGACATGCCAGAAGATGAACAAACAATGGAAGAGCAACAATTAACAGAGGACCAAATACCACAAACATCAAATGACTTGCAGGAAGGTATAAGAACAATTCATCTAATAGAAGAAGACAAAAATAGAATGTATCTACCATGGAGATACTCTCTGATCATTAAGCTACTAAGCAAACGAATACAACATCAATACCTAAAGAAGAAATTGCAGGAAATGTGGAAACCATCCGAGAACTTTCCACTAATAGATGTGGGATCCGACTATTTCATAGTCAAGTTCAACAAAGAAGAAAATATGGCCAGTGCACTCCAAAATGGACCCTGGTTTATCAATGGTTTCTTCCTATCCCTCAAAAAATGGGAAACAAATTTTGTAGCAAGCCATGCTACCCAAGAGAGGTCGGCCATTTGGATACGTCTGCCTCAGTTGCCCACCGAGTTCTATGATGCAATTATACTTAAGAAAATAAGCAAAACAATAGGAAACCTACTGAAGATTGATACCTGTACAAGTGCAGCACTAAGAGGAAGATACGCACGACTATGCATTGAAATGCAACTTGAAGAGCCAGTCCAATCTTGTATACTCATAGAGAATTACAAACAAGAAATCATATATGAAGGAGAGCACATCCTCTGCAAAGCCTGTGGAAGACTAGGACATACTATCTACCACTGCCCTCACACCAAACTTACACCAGCATCTCCAAACCTATAA